A region from the Brassica napus cultivar Da-Ae chromosome C8, Da-Ae, whole genome shotgun sequence genome encodes:
- the LOC106434685 gene encoding ctenidin-1, with translation MEKFVQVLKLKTKTFIVWLILLAAVVVTVAKEASVEDKKDAKKVEIPTVEGKGEAAAEAVVEEEKETNYEVDNRGGGGGWKGGGGRGGGWKGGGGRGGGWKGGGGGGGWKGGGGGGGGWKGGGGGGGWKGGGGGAAELDTEEINGGSEDVQTYRGGGGQGGGWKGGGGQGGGWKGGGGRGGGWKGGGGRGGGWKGGGGQGGGWKGGGGQGGGWKGGGGRGGGGGGV, from the exons ATGGAAAAGTTCGTG CAAGTACTAAAGTTGAAGACGAAGACGTTTATCGTATGGCTTATTTTATTAGCGGCTGTTGTCGTGACCGTCGCCAAAGAGGCTTCCGTGGAGGACAAGAAAG ATGCTAAGAAAGTAGAGATACCGACCGTGGAAGGAAAAGGAGAAGCTGCCGCTGAGGCAGTCgttgaagaagagaaggaaaCCAATTATGAAGTTGATAaccgaggaggaggaggaggatggaAGGGAGGCGGTGGCCGAGGGGGAGGATGGAAAGGAGGCGGTGGTAGAGGCGGAGGATGGAAaggaggcggtggtggtggaggatggaagggaggtggtggtggaggtggaggaTGGAAGGGAGGTGGCGGTGGTGGAGGATGGAAAGGAGGTGGTGGAGGTGCTGCCGAGTTGGACACCGAGGAGATAAATGGTGGTTCAGAAGATGTACAAACGTATAGAGGCGGCGGTGGCCAAGGTGGAGGATGGAAGGGAGGCGGTGGCCAAGGTGGAGGATGGAAGGGAGGCGGTGGCCGAGGTGGCGGTTGGAAGGGAGGCGGTGGCCGAGGTGGCGGTTGGAAGGGAGGCGGCGGCCAGGGTGGAGGTTGGAAGGGAGGCGGCGGCCAGGGTGGCGGTTGGAAGGGAGGTGGCGGTCGaggtggtggtggcggtggaGTGTAG